The genomic window GTTGTTCAATCAATTTAaatgtctatttaaaataagagTTCATTCAGAATTACACGGCTCTCTGGAGTAGGCCTACTTGGGATCAGGGATTGGCTGTCGTCATGGAAACACTCATCCGGGTAACTGAAACCAGCGCTACTTTTGTGCTTCTCATATCACACCGCTCTtgtttcaaacaaacaaaactggcGCCATCTTGCGTAATCAATCGCTTTGTCTTGTGCCTTACCTGCCCTTGTTCTACTTTTTTCTTCACGCAGCTCAACAAAGAAGATAAGTTTTCTTTTTGCATACTGTacatttattaaagtaaaatctgaagaaaatgtttaaacaaTGTCTCTCGACACAAAGCAATATATAGTAGATGAGTAATATAAATGTTAAACTGTCAGTTAAGATCTAAAAATTACCAGTGGTCTGTTATTAGTCAGAAAAGTTTCAGACAAATGTGAAAGGGGAAGTCAAAGCCTGTTTATGGTGTAAAGGTTGATTATTGCCTATACCAGAAACATTCATTTCTCGTGGCTAGCAAAACATTAACAGCTGAAAAGCTCAGAGGACACACTCTCTAACTAAGTGGTGAACAATACTGTTGTCTATTTCAGTGTTGATCATTTACAGGTGAGCATACATTTGTGTCAGCAATATGGAcaacatttttcatctttttctGCTTTCACTTCCAATAGCTGCTCCAAAAGGTAAGATTTCAAAAGATTTATTTAAGTTAAAAATATGGAATATGGAAAAATATTGTTGATCAAGAGCTAAACAGAACAATGTGCTTCCAGTGGCCTATTGCAAGTctgaaaatataaagaaatttaGATGAAAACTAAACCATATGAATAGTCTATGTGAGCTTGCTCATAGACTTTTGAGGTTTTAATATTTGGTGTTATTTTTAAGCATGTGATTGACTGAAATATGGGTCTTTAACCTTTTTTTCTAGTGCTGCCTGCTTAAGATATGTATTTGTACAGATTTGTCAGTCAATGACTGAGTAAAAAAAACCCGAAAGTAGATTTACATATTTGGCTTCAAAATTTCCTGGTTGCATAGCAACTGTTCATTCCATAGACCTTTGGGGGGAAGCAAAACTTATCAGTTGAGGTATAGATCAAGGCATatgtatttttacagtcttgtacttcggtaaagttggttttatattcgcacattcggacatccgtattcaatagccttttCAATTACACTATTGGACATTCaatggacattcacaagtaaatatgccattaaaacaatacttgcctattttgatcgactgtgaaaaatgttgtaagttgataatcgttggttgtcaatatcatgtcgctgcttaaaattcgcaaacattaatttattgcacatttattggaaagtctgaatttatcagaagtccgaatgtgcgaatataaaaccgaCTTTACCGAAGTCAGTCTTGTGGATACagattgaaaagaaattaaaagtaTAGTTacaaaatgtgcttaatttaacATATTAAACATGGGAAACATTATAATTCAAGCAAATAACAATATGACACAAATATAGAACCAAATAACACAGGCTAACAACTAGACtgataaaaacattatatatcattttatatataaactggaaaattcatccatgccaaccatccatccattttatgttatttttcacAGGCTCTCATTCTTTGTGGGTGCTTGCAACGTACATTAAAGGTCAAACACCATTTCCTGAATTTAGCTATGTAGGGATGTTGGATGATGTCAGAGTTTTGTACTATAACGGTGAGACGAAGACTCTCATTCCCAGAGGAAATACAACAACTGAAGACGACATGTTCAATCCAAATGTTCTTCTCACCATAAGTGACAACATACAAGCATCTTTTTTGGAAAAATGGGTAGTAGCaacaaataatgtaaataaaacttaTAGTAAGTACAATCAAAATTTTTAATAGAAACATTATATACTATACATAATACAAATACAGTCTTTTGGGCGATAATAATGATGAagtattatcattattataaaacactatgatagttgttttgttttatgatttttaataaacattacCTTAAAATTGTATCTCTCCATCAAAGGTGTTCTTGCCCTCCAGAGGCTGGTTGTGTGTGAACTGAGGGATGATGGTGAACCGGGACAAATGATCACACGGGATGCTTTCAGAGGCTCCACCACTGATGAGTTGCTCTATGTTGACAAGAACTTCACATACCAGGGTAATTTAAACGTCTCAACACAAGTGCTGAATCTCCATCTTAAAATCAGCATGTGGAATCACGAACATTTATACCGGCCATTCTGCATCAAAACACTCAAGGGTTACCTTGAAAAAAGGAGAAATCAAGTCAATAGAAAAGGTACGATGACTGACTAACAGCTAAACTTAtgttttcattcatatttaaaattttcaaaccagtatataatgaaataataatatctTTCTGTTGCCTTTTTTCCCACAGTGAAACCCAAAGTCAGGCTCTTCAAGAAAGAACTGTCTTCTGGATTTCGTGTGAGTTGTTTGGCGACAGGATTTTACCCTCGTCACATCAACCTGACCCTGTTCAGAGATGGACAGCCTGTATCTGATCATGAGATCACTGGAGGAGATCTGCTGCCCAATGGTGACGGGACGTACCAGATGAGGAAGAGTCTGGAGATCAGTGCAGACGAACACAAATACACCTGCTCTGCCACACACCTCAGTCTGGACAACAAACTGGACGTCACTTTGGGTAATGAGCTTTTTCAGAAAACACAATctattaaaacaaaaagaatTACAGTCATTCTCTCAGTCTGGTTCATGTTTCAGAGTATGATCACGGGGAGCCATTTAAATCAGTGATTCCTTCTGTTCTGATGGTTTTGGCTCTGATGTTGGTGTTTGGAGTAGCAGCTGCTATAACTTCATGGAAAAGACAATGTGCAGGTATGACGagaactgatatttatatatttcacagacacacacacatacactgtaCATATACATGTCAACCAGTCTTCTTTTTTGGTTTTAGATTCCATTAAAAGTGGCTATTCTACTGCTTCTGGTATGTGGTTTAGCTAATAAGTTATTCTCTTAATATACAGCActgaataaatttaaattatagtAAGTttatgtaagttttttttattcattgtaCACTCATTAAACATTCAATTTCATTTTCAGCATCTGAAGAAAGTGTGacacatcaaactttgtcaatGTCATGAGACAGATGGACACTAATGAGTGAAGAAACatcttttacatttacatttacatttatgcatttggcagacgcttttatccaaagcgacttacattgcattatactatacatttgtatctgagtatttTAAACAGAAGACAAAGTATATTGTCATgagtgtttctttttttttctttttgcatgaAGCCTATAATATCAAGACTATGTCTGCAAAGGTCATTGAAAATCCTTTGATTTGTTGACCTTAAATACAAAGATGTAGAAAAGTTTCAGACAAATGTACATAAATACTACAAACCATAAGTGCACTTACCAACACTTTTAGTCATTTAATTGTTGGTGTTTTTCTGGTGTAATATCTGTGCATATTATTCTTTAAtgtcatacattttattattgtaaCACAAAAAGTTCATGCTTATAAGATAAGTCATGCTTGCCACAGAGATGGTATTAATAAAGTGGattcatacattacttttctatatttttgacaaccCTAGCGTGTGAAAgggttaaaaataaatgtaattttacaggcAATAGTCTGTCATTATACAATGAAACACTTGTTGTTACACTGATGAacgcctgctgttaacaagcagaatcagtGAAGGgtagagaaacacaagaactacagctgacttcagccacagactTGGATGAAATCAACTTAAGATGAAAGAATAAATGAAAAGTTTCAAGATCTGATttaacagcattaccagcttcacttattactaaccaaaCTGACTTTATTTTTGTCAAACATCTACACAAGTTCtcattgagaattaacagaggtttagatgttgatgttttattgttttatttgatgTGGTGGTCAGTGTTTGTTtggttgggctcttgacccttgacttttcaACGCCAGTTTTACTTTGTACCACCATTTGTACattgagcccctgcttgcacagggaacgtgccttgcaaccatggagacgtttgtgagagacgctgcgtaatatcattgcactgctgcagccatgatacggcagcaaagttccttgattattacgcctgaatgagagtatagttcctagccatatcagcctagaaaatcacaacttttcattttccgtcggccttagtacacgatttaactacagaagagtcaagttttaaataggaaaaatatcaaaactctttggtcatttttaagcgcgatgctaacggtctaatcagattcaatgaactatgctaagctatgctaaaagtggtacagccagaaccggagatcggctgaatggattcgaaaacggtaaaactcaactgtttaactctaggggagtgggaaaatgagcctattttcaaaaaaagtggagtgttcctttaatcaAGGTCAGGAGgtcaaactaaatattacatGTAATTAACGAGTTAGTTTGCccatataatttttatatactgCTTATATAccctggctgttgattggaagattagatgggctcactcctccctaaattacgtttaggaacttcactaatTTGATGTTTAAATTTTGTAGAAATGTTATATATAAGCGTGCTGCAGGAAATTATTTCTTGACTGTCATAATTTTAGTTAGATATTTTTTCTGTAGAATGCTAGTATTAAATTGTATCATGTGATATAAATGACTGTATTCCCATATTCATTATTCATGCTTTCCACAGTGAAACCGCGAGTCAGACTGATTCAGAAATCAAACTCAGATTCTGGAGGGTTTCGTGTGAGTTGTTTGGCGACAGGATTTTACCCTCGTCACATCAACCTGACCCTGTTCAGAGATGGACAGCCTGTATCTGATCATGAGATCACTGGAGGAGATCTGCTGCCCAATGGTGACGGGACGTACCAGATGAGGAAGAGTCTGGAGATCAGTGCAGACGAACACAAATACACCTGCTCTGCCACACACCTCAGTCTGGACAACAAACTGGACGTCACTTTAGGTAAGGACTTTAGATTTAGACTTTAGTTTCGGTTCTCAAACTTGTTTGGCTTCATTCTGTGGCAGTGTCTGGAGCCATTTAATTCAACAGACAAACTAACTGGTGTGTAAAATGTAAGTTACATAGCATCAACTTCTTTCTGAGCTGTTGTTTACAAGCAGTATCAAACTGATGAAAGAATGTCTGTTTGAATTGTCACACTTCAGAGAATCCCGAGGGAGAATTTGAGCAGGTGATTTCCTCAGTGCTTGTGGTTTTAGCATTGGGGTTTGTGTTATTTACTGTGGTTGCTATTATTATATGGAGAAGAAGGCGTTATTCAGGTAATACATGacatatacaaaatatattagATTATAGGCAAAGactataaatattaattaatcaaTAAAACTGTGCTGAAATTCTGCATTTTCTTAATTTCTTGTTCTTTGCAGCTTCCTATACATGTGACTAGTCCTCCACCTCTTGTGAGTATTTTAGtttgtgtatatttttgtaattctgTAAACATTTTAGCTTTTTAACATCTATTATTGGTAATAATAGATTTGCATGAAGAATAACAGCAATTTTTATTAATCTGAATATTTTCTAACCAATATTTAAATTCTAACTTCATTTTCAGCAACTGAAGACAACGTGGATAAAACATGATTAGGTTTATGGGTAACATAAATGGGCAATAATATAAAGTACagataataatacaattatcaATGGAATTAAATGGCTTAGATCCCATAGCATTACTCTTGTATAGGCCTGTCATTATATTTTAGTTGTTTGTCTGTATTTATAGCCTTGTTGTATAAGGTCAACTGACCAGtgcttttttacattacatGGATTGTCATTAATAAGTCAGATTTAATGGTGAAATGTACTATAATTTTATTACTACCCACACGAAAGGAATGTCTTAATATGCAATTTAACATGTTTGTTTGCATCAAACtgatatatattgttattttaaacaaagagaaacaaatacagtaacaagtCACTGTGTGCTACATGTAAAAAAGAATTACTGGTTGAACTTAAAGTAAGTTGTTGCCTTAAAATTGAGTTCactgaacttaaaaaaaatgacttaatgcaatgaaggtgattgatttaatcaactgaaactcaaaatatgttATCTAAACCACactaattatctaagttgatgtgacaaaagaaaaaatgttgtgataacaaatcatgaaaatattttttttttacagtgtacataataaaatgtatatatcagTGAATATGTTTTTCAGGTGTCTACTGAATGGCACATCAGGTAGAAAGTTCAAATGTTCTCATGTTCAAAGAAGACATAATGATAAATGATGATCAACTGAAAAcgacaacattttgttttaaccTGTGTTTAAAGTTCATCTGGCATAACTGACATACTCAGATGTTCACTGATCATTTTCAAGGAAATAAAACTTACTTTGTTACCTGACACATAAACAGTGTTGCTTTAGTGAACTACATTTTCACAATGGTTGGGTTTTCCAGTTTGTAGGCTATactaattaatataaattattgtaGGTGACAGCAGGAACTATTATGCTGGCATTGTTTAACTGGCATTTACTACAGGTGTGTTTAGTGTTACTGGTTATCTGCTATTGGTTCACATCATTTTCAAAggagaaacttttttttttattattttcatgaatGTCATTGAATTTGCAGTTGAGACCTTTAGTCGAATTTCAACAACAATCCTTGACATGCATTAGATAAAGAGATAGAATAGATAGAAAGACAGCAAAGCAAGTCAACAATATACAGAACAGagattttacacatttttttctcaCTGAGTTACCACAGCGTGTTATTCACattcttttgattttttttaattgctttggTGCAGTTTTCACAAGCAGTTGgtaatttttcaaaactcttagtactAATATCACAAGAGATCATCAAAAGtgcatttttttcaaacatttcagcatattttcaattgtgttagtacaatacacaaaatcacaaagtatccttttcactacaaaaaaataaatgtttcatctatataaatgtttcaatcacagtaactgcctttcataatgttattattatcaaactTTTGATTTGCATCTCTTtttgtttaatacatttgtctATAATTTAATCCAACTGGACTTAATGATTAATCAATGGATCATTTGGTACACCCATAGATTTCTGTAGATATTGATTCTATAGGCATAGTTTCTATAGAACTTGTTGGCATTTTCTGATATGGATAACCAAAtgtaatgaattatttttaaattataagcAATTTATCTTAGATGATGACTACAATTATCAAAGTGAGTCTGTGGGGTCATGGTAAACCATGCATTGTGAACCAGACTACTGTGTCCCCTAGGTCTAAAATTACTGGTATTACCATCCTTAGAGTTTTGTACTATAACGGTGAGAAGAAGACTCTCATTCCCAGAGGAAATACAACAACTGAAGATGATGTGTTCAATTCAAATGTTCTTCTCACCATAAGTGACAACATACGATCATCTTTTAGAAAAATGGGTAGTAGCaacaaataatgtaaataaaacttaCAGTAAGTACAATCAAAAACACGACATTTTAATAGAAACATTATATACTACACATAATACAAATACAGTCTTTTGGGCAATACAGTTTTCACACTTGTAACACAGCTAGTCATTCTTTCAAAACTTGATCTCATGCTTTCATTCTAGCtgtacatattttcattttacataATCACTGTTTCAAACACAAGATCATTGTAATATGTAATGAGAACATTTGGTTTAATCACCGAAACACAACAGTATGATCTTCTTTCAGTTTAGTACTTTTAACAATCAGTTAATTCAATAGCAAACAATGCAGGATACATGTTTAAAATCGCCCTTGTTGCTGAAACATTTACACAGGCTACAGATGCCACAATTAGAAAATACACTACATTACCTAAATTACATAATTGACAGATAATCCTTAAAGTTGAAGTTAAAGTCATGAGGTTTTATGCAGAACAGTAGGGACTTTAAGATAGCAACACTGTGTTGGCCCaaatccggcccacatctggcacaTGCGGAATGATGATCTGGCCCACATGTggcaggaatgatggcacttgggcggactgctcctgtttgccagatctgGACCACAAGCAGGCCACAAAAATGCCAAatgtcagccaagagcaaagaactgggtagggttgcaccagccGTTCGTAAGTTCTTTCTTAAATTGGAACGTAAAGTCCACACTAGTGACTTAGTAACTACTAActagtttgtaactaactctgtactttattcggttgcaccatttgttcttaaggcagaacgtagctattagctcgtaaggtctccgtaaagtaatgcgtagtcgcataatatgacgtttaccttcagttatccttcaaatacaggagCAGAAGTTGTTGATTTCAATTTATCCTTCATCCTGACTTATTTTGCCTCACGtagctaacagtaaaaataagttcccattaaatataatagcctactacttaatcataaatgtttttatacttaaataacattcagaaactgtatttgaaactaggataaataaaaaacataataaattacatttattgattatgactgattttatttgacatgcacaacaCGGAGTGATAGGACCGATGCACAGCGGCGCGCTGTTTAACGGGTTCGTGTTGAAGAGTGTCTAACAAAGTAATCTTTTCACATAATGTTCTCTCTttagattttttaatttaagaaagtgtaaatgtcagcagcatcatatatgtgtaaagaatgaaatctgtcaggtaaaacaagagcttattgatgcagttcagtcagtctgctattttattccaaccgTTACTCCTGATAGGAGGCTTCCGTAAATATTTAGTGCATATGTAGAGTTACgcttcaactaagtttaatggtgcaacacaaaaatatttagtagtgcgcaagttgtaacttagtgcccatttacgtcaaaactagtctacattgtaacttgcgcacagctggtgcaactggcccctggaccttatctgatccacaaaatatttatatattatttatagagtCATTTCAACATTAACAAGCCTGTTttcaagcagaatcactgaaggaaagaagaaaaaaagagatgagcagaaacacaagaactacaactgacttcagtcacagccttagaggaaattaaactaaactaaagataaaagacattaaatctttgaagatctgattaaacatctccacaaacagcattaccagcttcacttattactaaccagactgactttatttctgacattcatctacagaagctctttttgagaattaacaaGTTTAATTCGTTTGTTACATTTgaggttaccatgatggtgattGATGTTTGCATTAGTTGGCCTCTTAActttatacatatataactGTCTTTTTTGACTGTTGTGATAGTGTGTTTACCAAACACAttagcaacagcaataacaatGAAATGAGATCAGGTGTTGGCGTTAGCCATTTGTGATTTTGCTAATCAATGATGTTGTTTAGATGAAAAAAGTTTTGTGCCATTAATACACTAACATCGCAAACACTGTGTTTCTGTGACATGAGCTTGAGCTGTATTGcagaaattataataatatttaaaaaaaaaagggactTTAAGATGACACACtaagacatcaagaatcagcacatgAATCTCAACTATGGTGACAATTAAAAGCATCATTTagccgcaatgcatgctgggtactatagtacaaaactcccagaatgcatcagAGCATTATGCAGCTGATCTGATTgtctaaatattttgtttattgtcacaatcattgagattcatatgctgattacTGATATCTGTGTTTGTCAACATAGTTCTccttgtgtttttatttattttcattttctaaGTGATTTCTGCAAATCATCTGGATTTCATTTTGCAGTAACATCTATATTCAATTATTATGACTTCAGTGAAGCAGGTTATTTGACAGCTAATTGCTGGACACAGTATTGTTCACAGGCTATTTGATGATTACAAAATCATCAATAGTTACTGAGGTACTGTGTTTAATGTTGCTAATGTGCTTGACAGAAACACTACCACAGCAGTCAGAGAAGACATATATGTTATAAGTTAAGAGGCCAACTAATGGAAACATCaatcaccatcatggtaacctggaatgaaacaaacatgagagttaaacttctgttaattctcagcaggaacttctgtagacgtgtgacagaaataaagtcagtctggttagtaataagtgaagctggtaatgctgtttgtggagatgtttaatcagatcttcagagatttcatGTCTTTATCTTTAGTTGATTTCctctaaggctgtgactgaagtcagttgtagttcttgtgtttctgctcatctctttttttctgtttccttctttccttcagtgattctgcttgataACAGGATTGTTAATGCTGAGATGactctataaataatatataaatattttgtggatcagataaggtccagttctttgctcttggctgacatTTGGCATTTCTATGGCCCCAACCTGCTTGTGGTCcagatctggcaaacaggagcggtccgcccaagtgccatcattcctgccACATGTGGGCCAGATCATCATTCCGCAtgtgccagatgtgggccgAATTTGGGCCGACACCAGTTTTTTCGATCCAGCATGTCACAAAGGGTATTCTGGTTTGAGCTTGCGCTCAGCTCGCATGctcatagacacacacacagagcatcgaacattattatcagtttaaaattatatttgagtATGACTAACCCCaacacacaccagagaaaaaaactttgcaggtcctATGGCTGAGAGAGAGTCTACTCAGATGAAATCCGCTTCAGTGAGCTCAATTATAGTAACGTGCCATTTTTTTGCCAGTAACGGTAACGGCGTTGTAACGggagaaaaagtaatttgtttgattactcgttactgaaaaaagtaatgctgtttatttataacgccgttattcccatcactgacaatcatagtcgtacaggcagggtcaaacaggtgTACAGGGGACAGGCAGAATTGTAGTCAGAGGACAAGCAGATAGTCAAGGACAGCATATAACACTCacagagcccaatctctgagttacattattgattacagctacactgtgattctacagcagaagattagctttaacaatataattttttttctttgaaatctGATCACTAAAGAAGGCCCACAAAGACATCAAGTATcagtgtatgaatctcaacGATGGTGACAaacaacatattctgatcaacagatcaactctgaacattagaaaacaagctactaaaaagtcacagaaaaacagccaaatttaaatagtgagaataaagaaaattactaagacaattcatctcataatttattcatgcagcaatgcatgatgggaggcatggatgaattttgattggtggcacccagaatgcattgcaaaatGCTTTATTActctcaccactgttgagattcacaggctgattcttgatgtctgtgtgtctaaattaaactttttttaaattcagcatt from Chanodichthys erythropterus isolate Z2021 chromosome 24, ASM2448905v1, whole genome shotgun sequence includes these protein-coding regions:
- the LOC137014868 gene encoding hereditary hemochromatosis protein homolog, with the translated sequence MDNIFHLFLLSLPIAAPKGSHSLWVLATYIKGQTPFPEFSYVGMLDDVRVLYYNGETKTLIPRGNTTTEDDMFNPNVLLTISDNIQASFLEKWVVATNNVNKTYSVLALQRLVVCELRDDGEPGQMITRDAFRGSTTDELLYVDKNFTYQGNLNVSTQVLNLHLKISMWNHEHLYRPFCIKTLKGYLEKRRNQVNRKVKPKVRLFKKELSSGFRVSCLATGFYPRHINLTLFRDGQPVSDHEITGGDLLPNGDGTYQMRKSLEISADEHKYTCSATHLSLDNKLDVTLEYDHGEPFKSVIPSVLMVLALMLVFGVAAAITSWKRQCADSIKSGYSTASASEESVTHQTLSMS
- the LOC137014869 gene encoding IgG receptor FcRn large subunit p51-like, giving the protein MTVFPYSLFMLSTVKPRVRLIQKSNSDSGGFRVSCLATGFYPRHINLTLFRDGQPVSDHEITGGDLLPNGDGTYQMRKSLEISADEHKYTCSATHLSLDNKLDVTLENPEGEFEQVISSVLVVLALGFVLFTVVAIIIWRRRRYSASYTCD